One part of the Acetoanaerobium sticklandii genome encodes these proteins:
- a CDS encoding chemotaxis protein CheD, whose translation MDKNIKVGMADYKVASGEEVLITLGLGSCVGVIIYDSSKKIAGMAHIMLPSSLEIKNNSNKMKFADTCIDLMMDELLKLKVSKTSLKAKIAGGAQMFSVSLNTESLNIGKRNVIAVKEKLKSLNIPIIAEDVLGNHGRTIKFDCNNQQLNIKSIGKGEHII comes from the coding sequence ATGGATAAAAATATTAAAGTAGGCATGGCAGACTACAAAGTTGCTTCGGGAGAAGAAGTTTTAATAACATTAGGATTAGGATCTTGTGTTGGAGTCATTATATATGATTCCTCAAAAAAAATAGCTGGAATGGCTCATATAATGTTGCCTTCCAGCTTGGAAATAAAGAATAATTCTAATAAAATGAAGTTTGCTGACACCTGCATAGATTTAATGATGGATGAACTATTAAAGCTAAAGGTATCCAAAACATCTCTTAAAGCAAAAATAGCTGGAGGAGCTCAAATGTTCAGCGTTTCGCTTAATACAGAAAGCTTAAATATAGGGAAACGAAATGTAATAGCGGTTAAAGAAAAGCTTAAATCCTTAAATATACCAATAATTGCAGAAGATGTTCTAGGAAATCATGGTAGAACTATCAAATTTGATTGTAATAACCAACAGCTAAACATAAAAAGTATTGG
- a CDS encoding chemotaxis protein CheC, with translation MDFSMDNINGLYLDVLKEIGNIGSGNAATSLSKMINKSVNMEVPNIEVIETEKVVEIFEDEEEITVGVYINFNGDINGTILTLLDKASSDNLVRILFGKKPESDIYNEIESSVIQELGNIMSSGYVTSISMMTSLNINISVPAVNIDMVSSILSVPAVEYGLESDKLILIENKLEIDDEKIKCYFFFMPDLTSFDTLFRSLGVLGNG, from the coding sequence ATGGATTTTAGTATGGATAATATTAACGGCTTATATTTAGATGTTTTAAAGGAAATAGGGAATATAGGCTCGGGGAATGCAGCGACTTCACTTTCAAAGATGATAAATAAATCAGTTAACATGGAAGTTCCAAATATTGAAGTAATTGAAACTGAAAAAGTTGTGGAAATTTTTGAAGATGAAGAAGAAATAACAGTTGGTGTGTATATTAACTTCAACGGAGATATTAATGGAACAATTCTAACATTACTAGATAAAGCATCTTCTGATAACCTAGTTAGAATACTTTTTGGAAAAAAACCAGAGAGTGATATTTATAATGAAATAGAGTCATCAGTTATTCAAGAGCTTGGCAATATAATGTCTAGTGGATATGTGACATCAATATCAATGATGACATCACTAAATATAAATATTTCAGTTCCAGCAGTTAATATCGATATGGTGAGTTCAATTCTAAGTGTACCTGCTGTGGAATATGGACTTGAAAGTGATAAGTTAATATTAATTGAAAACAAGCTAGAAATTGATGATGAAAAAATTAAATGCTACTTCTTCTTTATGCCAGACTTGACATCGTTTGACACCTTATTTAGAAGCTTAGGGGTGCTAGGGAATGGATAA
- a CDS encoding chemotaxis protein CheW codes for MNDNQFVIFRLADEYYGIKIENVETIERIMEITRVPKTQNYIKGVINLRGEIVPIIDLRDRLGLPGKDYDSETRIIVNKKQDLMIGYIVDSASEVKDIPPSSISYGTFEENLSDTFVKGIGKVENQMIILLDVDKILEH; via the coding sequence ATGAATGATAATCAATTTGTTATTTTTAGATTAGCAGATGAATACTATGGTATCAAAATTGAAAATGTAGAAACCATTGAGCGAATAATGGAAATAACTAGAGTCCCTAAAACTCAAAACTATATAAAAGGTGTAATTAACCTTAGAGGTGAAATTGTTCCAATTATTGATTTGAGAGACAGGCTTGGTCTTCCAGGTAAAGACTACGATTCTGAGACAAGAATAATAGTTAATAAAAAACAAGACCTAATGATAGGGTATATTGTGGATTCAGCTTCTGAAGTAAAAGATATACCTCCGTCATCTATTAGTTATGGAACTTTTGAAGAGAACTTGTCAGATACATTCGTAAAAGGTATAGGGAAAGTAGAAAATCAAATGATAATATTGTTAGATGTAGATAAGATATTGGAACATTAA